The following are from one region of the Corylus avellana chromosome ca1, CavTom2PMs-1.0 genome:
- the LOC132165176 gene encoding mitogen-activated protein kinase kinase kinase 20-like → MKRAREEEEDDEYSLLYGALSWCRGPMIGQGTFGSVYRADMKKPRAFGSVVAVKSADPLKGGSLLWEKTVLDALQGCPHVIQTFGADTTKPRNSIVLYNVLLEFASGGSLYDLIVKSGCGGLSESDVRKHTKSMLVGLKHIHDRGFVHCDLKPDNVLLVPTADGFEVKIADFGVAKKAYTSCETETPSWRGTPWYLAPECVIYRVQEAFSDIWALGCTVLEMLTGKLPLPTISGSDSQIVPGSVPHIPDNISKAAQDFLRCCFEINFMDRMTADALLDHPFLVGLDDTDSSSHVQLSKEEAANAKRIKCSPLSFPFGCGFIPLSDFSSQEAEVPEIGAENTNTVTSFPFSSQEAEVPEIGAENTNTVTSFPFSSQEAEVPEIRAENINAVTSFPFGCSFIPLPDSSSKEGEEEEIR, encoded by the coding sequence ATGAAGAGAGCtagagaggaggaggaggatgatgAGTACTCGCTCCTCTATGGAGCTCTGTCGTGGTGTAGGGGACCGATGATCGGCCAAGGAACTTTTGGGTCCGTATACAGAGCAGATATGAAGAAACCCAGAGCTTTTGGGTCGGTTGTGGCTGTGAAATCGGCAGATCCGTTGAAGGGGGGTTCGCTTTTGTGGGAAAAGACAGTTCTTGATGCTCTCCAAGGCTGTCCTCATGTTATTCAGACATTTGGAGCAGACACGACAAAACCAAGGAATAGTATTGTGCTTTACAACGTCCTGTTGGAATTTGCTTCGGGAGGAAGCCTTTACGATTTAATCGTAAAATCAGGCTGTGGTGGGTTGTCTGAGAGCGATGTCAGAAAGCACACAAAGTCTATGCTTGTGGGGTTGAAACACATTCATGATCGTGGCTTCGTTCACTGTGACTTGAAGCCTGATAATGTTCTTTTAGTGCCTACTGCTGATGGGTTTGAGGTGAAAATTGCTGATTTTGGAGTGGCAAAGAAAGCTTACACTAGTTGCGAGACAGAGACGCCATCTTGGAGAGGGACTCCATGGTATTTAGCCCCAGAATGTGTAATTTACCGGGTACAAGAGGCCTTCTCTGATATATGGGCTCTTGGATGCACCGTGCTTGAAATGCTGACTGGAAAACTACCGTTGCCTACCATATCTGGTTCTGACTCTCAAATTGTGCCTGGATCTGTGCCACACATTCCGGACAACATATCAAAAGCAGCGCAGGATTTCTTGAGGTgctgttttgaaataaatttcatGGATAGAATGACGGCTGATGCGCTGTTAGATCACCCGTTTCTGGTGGGATTAGATGACACAGATTCTTCTTCACATGTTCAACTATCAAAAGAAGAAGCTGCAAATGCTAAGAGGATTAAATGCAGTCCCTTGTCTTTTCCTTTTGGGTGTGGCTTCATACCCTTATCGGATTTTTCATCACAAGAGGCAGAGGTTCCAGAGATTGGAGCTGAAAATACAAACACAGTgacatcttttcctttttcatcaCAAGAGGCAGAGGTTCCAGAGATTGGAGCTGAAAATACAAACACAGTgacatcttttcctttttcatcaCAAGAGGCAGAGGTTCCAGAGATTCGAGCTGAAAATATAAACGCGGTGACATCTTTTCCTTTTGGGTGTAGTTTCATACCCCTACCAGATTCTTCATCAAaagagggagaggaggaggagatccGATAA
- the LOC132165348 gene encoding glycine-rich cell wall structural protein 1-like, with product MGDVKWVVVAAGFGAVPCRGGWASPVHTGDRRQWVRSEKFPRSGLEEGGVGSLGGGGKDAVDGMTRGGGGDATRGVGDACAGEPPSGGGGEDKIGGGDAGGRADGGGDAGGDGGGEVDGGGEVGGGVNTGGGEAGGDGGGAVGIAGGGD from the exons atggGGGATGTGAAATGGGTGGTAGTGGCTGCAGGATTTGGTGCCGTGCCATGCCGTGGTGGGTGGGCGTCTCCAGTGCATACG GGAGATCGCCGACAGTGGGTAAGGTCTGAAAAATTTCCCAGATCTGGATTGGAGGAAGGCGGTGTTGGATCATTGGGTGGAGGAGGTAAAGATGCAGTTGATGGAATGACTCGAGGGGGAGGTGGGGATGCCACCAGAGGTGTAGGGGATGCTTGCGCAGGAGAACCTCCTAGTGGTGGTGGAGGAGAAGATAAAATTGGAGGGGGTGATGCTGGCGGAAGGGCAGATGGTGGGGGTGATGCTGGTGGCGATGGCGGTGGTGAAGTTGATGGTGGGGGTGAGGTTGGAGGTGGTGTTAATACCGGTGGGGGTGAAGCTGGCGGGGATGGAGGAGGAGCAGTAGGGATTGCCGGTGGAGGAGACTGA
- the LOC132163196 gene encoding uncharacterized protein LOC132163196 isoform X2: protein MGSIHGIERLVPLVFIMAILAASRIPEIAGQTISSNSFATGRNLLQTNNVSEPIRQSDGTVRVDPLDNLKKYRGGYNITNKHYWSSTIFTGIYGYCIGVLWFLCGIVYGGFLLATTFCSKSRKSGKPRRIPPSYKQCCLWPVLLVTFFTILAIAACGLVLGGNARFHSQAKTVVNIIINTANEASETIYNTTGAMKDITNNLEAAGGSRDASGEAFLTSTSEKLDVQAAEIQRQAKKNRHLIDKGLRIVYLLTTVTISLNLVAVIALSVSGILRFRRALHIFIILCWFLMVLCCIFFGMYFFLEKFSSDTCTALENFQQNPENNSLSSILPCDELLSAKSVLFDVSGEIYNLVNKVNANISLLQGTLYPNLVHVCNPFSAPPEYQYQPDNCPANTIRIGDIPKALKLLTCSDANNGTCESGQYMSSVDYKTVEAYSSSIQNLLNAYPGIESLIECQSVKDAFSEILLKHCKPLKRCFCKTPFGNSEYAGNRCS, encoded by the exons ATGGGCTCCATACATGGAATAGAGCGGCTTGTGCCTCTGGTTTTCATAATGGCAATTTTAGCAGCCTCCAGAATTCCAGAAATTGCAGGACAGACGATCTCATCTAATAGCTTTGCAACAG GGAGAAATTTGCTTCAGACAAACAATGTCTCAGAACCGATTAGACAGTCAGATGGTACTGTGAGGGTGGATCCTTtggataatttgaaaaaatacagGGGAGGATATAACATCACCAACAAGCATTATTGGAGt TCAACTATATTTACTGGAATTTATGGTTATTGCATTGGGGTGCTGTGGTTTTTGTGTGGGATTGTATATGGAGGCTTTCTGTTGGCAACTACTTTTTGTAGTAAAAGTAGAAAGAGTGGAAAGCCAAGGAGAATACCACCTTCTTACAAGCAGTGTTGCCTCTGGCCTGTTCTCCTTGTCACATTCTTCACAATTCTAGCAAT AGCTGCATGTGGGTTAGTTCTGGGGGGCAATGCAAGATTTCACTCACAAGCAAAAACAGTTGTGAACATTATCATAAACACTGCAAATGAGGCATCAGAAACCATATACAACACGACAGGGGCAATGAAAGACATTACAAATAACTTGGAAGCAGCAGGTGGAAGTCGTGATGCTTCTGGCGAAGCATTCCTTACCTCCACATCTGAGAAACTTGATGTTCAAGCTGCAGAAATACAAAGGCAGGCTAAGAAGAACAGGCATCTCATCGACAAGGGTCTCAGAATAGT GTACTTATTAACAACTGTTACCATTTCATTGAACCTGGTTGCGGTCATAGCTCTCTCAG TGTCTGGAATCCTGAGGTTTCGCCGGGCACTTCACAT CTTCATTATACTATGCTGGTTCCTGATGGTTCTGTGCTGCATCTTCTTTGGAATGTATTTCTTCCTAGAAAA GTTTTCAAGTGATACATGCACAGCTCTTGAAAACTTCCAACAAAACCCTGAGAACAACAGCTTGAGCTCAATCCTTCCTTGTGATGAATTGCTATCAGCTAAATCAGTCCTATTTGATGTCAGTGGTGAGATCTACAACCTTGTTAATAAG GTGAATGCAAACATATCGCTTTTACAGGGAACATTATATCCAAATCTTGTTCATGTCTGCAATCCTTTCTCTGCACCACCAGAGTACCAATACCAGCCAGACAACTGTCCAGCTAATACAATTCGAATAGGAGACATCCCAAAG GCATTGAAGTTATTAACTTGTTCTGATGCCAACAATGGGACATGTGAAAGTGGGCAATATATGTCCAGTGTTGATTATAAGACAGTAGAGGCTTACTCAAGCTCAATACAAAATCTACTAAATGCATATCCAGGCATTGAAAGTCTTATAGAATGTCAGTCAGTTAAGGATGCCTTTTCTGAGATCCTGCTTAAACACTGCAAACCTTTGAAGAG ATGCTTCTGTAAAACCCCATTTGGCAACAGCGAATATGCTGGAAACAGGTGCAGCTAA
- the LOC132163196 gene encoding uncharacterized protein LOC132163196 isoform X1 codes for MGSIHGIERLVPLVFIMAILAASRIPEIAGQTISSNSFATGRNLLQTNNVSEPIRQSDGTVRVDPLDNLKKYRGGYNITNKHYWSSTIFTGIYGYCIGVLWFLCGIVYGGFLLATTFCSKSRKSGKPRRIPPSYKQCCLWPVLLVTFFTILAIAACGLVLGGNARFHSQAKTVVNIIINTANEASETIYNTTGAMKDITNNLEAAGGSRDASGEAFLTSTSEKLDVQAAEIQRQAKKNRHLIDKGLRIVYLLTTVTISLNLVAVIALSVSGILRFRRALHIFIILCWFLMVLCCIFFGMYFFLEKFSSDTCTALENFQQNPENNSLSSILPCDELLSAKSVLFDVSGEIYNLVNKVNANISLLQGTLYPNLVHVCNPFSAPPEYQYQPDNCPANTIRIGDIPKALKLLTCSDANNGTCESGQYMSSVDYKTVEAYSSSIQNLLNAYPGIESLIECQSVKDAFSEILLKHCKPLKRYVKMVWVSMLILSLIMAFLVLIWITKAHHDQNPHFSDASVKPHLATANMLETGAAKEVNSHTNSSIV; via the exons ATGGGCTCCATACATGGAATAGAGCGGCTTGTGCCTCTGGTTTTCATAATGGCAATTTTAGCAGCCTCCAGAATTCCAGAAATTGCAGGACAGACGATCTCATCTAATAGCTTTGCAACAG GGAGAAATTTGCTTCAGACAAACAATGTCTCAGAACCGATTAGACAGTCAGATGGTACTGTGAGGGTGGATCCTTtggataatttgaaaaaatacagGGGAGGATATAACATCACCAACAAGCATTATTGGAGt TCAACTATATTTACTGGAATTTATGGTTATTGCATTGGGGTGCTGTGGTTTTTGTGTGGGATTGTATATGGAGGCTTTCTGTTGGCAACTACTTTTTGTAGTAAAAGTAGAAAGAGTGGAAAGCCAAGGAGAATACCACCTTCTTACAAGCAGTGTTGCCTCTGGCCTGTTCTCCTTGTCACATTCTTCACAATTCTAGCAAT AGCTGCATGTGGGTTAGTTCTGGGGGGCAATGCAAGATTTCACTCACAAGCAAAAACAGTTGTGAACATTATCATAAACACTGCAAATGAGGCATCAGAAACCATATACAACACGACAGGGGCAATGAAAGACATTACAAATAACTTGGAAGCAGCAGGTGGAAGTCGTGATGCTTCTGGCGAAGCATTCCTTACCTCCACATCTGAGAAACTTGATGTTCAAGCTGCAGAAATACAAAGGCAGGCTAAGAAGAACAGGCATCTCATCGACAAGGGTCTCAGAATAGT GTACTTATTAACAACTGTTACCATTTCATTGAACCTGGTTGCGGTCATAGCTCTCTCAG TGTCTGGAATCCTGAGGTTTCGCCGGGCACTTCACAT CTTCATTATACTATGCTGGTTCCTGATGGTTCTGTGCTGCATCTTCTTTGGAATGTATTTCTTCCTAGAAAA GTTTTCAAGTGATACATGCACAGCTCTTGAAAACTTCCAACAAAACCCTGAGAACAACAGCTTGAGCTCAATCCTTCCTTGTGATGAATTGCTATCAGCTAAATCAGTCCTATTTGATGTCAGTGGTGAGATCTACAACCTTGTTAATAAG GTGAATGCAAACATATCGCTTTTACAGGGAACATTATATCCAAATCTTGTTCATGTCTGCAATCCTTTCTCTGCACCACCAGAGTACCAATACCAGCCAGACAACTGTCCAGCTAATACAATTCGAATAGGAGACATCCCAAAG GCATTGAAGTTATTAACTTGTTCTGATGCCAACAATGGGACATGTGAAAGTGGGCAATATATGTCCAGTGTTGATTATAAGACAGTAGAGGCTTACTCAAGCTCAATACAAAATCTACTAAATGCATATCCAGGCATTGAAAGTCTTATAGAATGTCAGTCAGTTAAGGATGCCTTTTCTGAGATCCTGCTTAAACACTGCAAACCTTTGAAGAGGTATGTTAAGATGGTTTGGGTGTCAATGCTCATCTTGTCACTAATCATGGCATTTTTGGTTCTGATATGGATAACAAAAGCTCACCATGACCAGAACCCTCACTTTTCAGATGCTTCTGTAAAACCCCATTTGGCAACAGCGAATATGCTGGAAACAGGTGCAGCTAAAGAAGTTAACAGTCACACAAACTCTAGTATAGTCTAA